Proteins from a genomic interval of Rosa chinensis cultivar Old Blush chromosome 2, RchiOBHm-V2, whole genome shotgun sequence:
- the LOC112188006 gene encoding aspartate aminotransferase, mitochondrial — MALSTKLFQRSSSTAVFGARSMSWWRSVQPAPKDPILGVTEAFLADPSPNKVNVGVGAYRDDNGKPVVLECVREAERRVAGKLNMEYLPMGGSVKMVEETLKLAYGETSEFLKDKRIAAVQSLSGTGACRLFADFQKRFRPDSNIYIPVPTWANHHNIWRDAQVPQRTFHYYHPETKGLDFAGLIDDIKNAPSGSFFLLHACAHNPTGVDPSEEQWKEISYEIKGKGHFAFFDMAYQGFASGDPERDAKAIRIFLKDGHLIGISQSYAKNMGLYGQRVGCLSLLCEDEKQAVAVKSQLQQLARPMYSNPPVHGPLIVSTILGDPDLKNLWLREVKGMADRIIGMRTALRENLEKLGSPISWEHITNQIGMFCYSGMTPEQVDRLTNEFHIYLTRNGRISMAGVTTGNVGYLANAIHEVTKSA; from the exons ATGGCGCTCTCCACCAAACTTTTTCAACGCAGCAGCTCCACCGCAGTCTTTGGCGCGCGATCCATGTCCTGGTGGCGGAGTGTCCAACCGGCTCCCAAAGATCCCATTCTCGGCGTCACCGAAGCCTTCCTCGCCGATCCCAGTCCCAACAAAGTCAATGTTGGAGTC GGTGCGTACCGTGATGACAATGGAAAGCCGGTTGTTCTGGAATGCGTTAGAGAAGCGGAGCGGAGGGTTGCCGGAAAATTGAACAT GGAATATCTTCCTATGGGGGGCAGTGTGAAGATGGTGGAAGAAACATTGAAGCTGGCCTATGGAGAGACTTCTGAATTTCTCAAAGATAAAAGGATAGCAGCAGTGCAATCTCTCTCTGGGACTGGTGCATGTCGTCTTTTTGCTGACTTTCAAAAACGTTTTCGTCCAGATTCTAATATCTATATTCCAGTGCCAACATGGGCCAA CCACCATAACATCTGGAGAGATGCCCAGGTCCCTCAAAGGACTTTCCATTACTATCATCCAGAGACTAAGGGGTTGGACTTTGCAGGACTGATTGATGACATAAAG AATGCTCCAAGTGGTTCATTCTTTCTACTTCATGCATGTGCTCACAATCCCACTGGAGTTGATCCTTCGGAGGAACAATGGAAAGAGATCTCATACGAAATCAAG GGTAAAGGTCATTTTGCCTTCTTTGACATGGCATATCAAGGTTTTGCTAGTGGTGACCCAGAGAGAGATGCAAAAGCCATCAGGATTTTTCTCAAGGATGGTCATCTAATTGGAATTTCTCAATCTTATGCAAAAAATATGGGACTCTATGGTCAGAGAGTAGGATGCCTTAG CTTGCTTTGTGAGGATGAAAAACAAGCTGTGGCTGTAAAAAGTCAGTTGCAGCAGCTTGCCAGACCCATGTATAGTAACCCACCTGTTCATGGACCTCTTATAGTGTCAACTATTCTTGGTGATCCAGACTTGAAGAATTTGTGGCTCCGAGAAGTTAAG GGCATGGCAGATCGCATTATCGGAATGCGAACTGCTCTACGAGAAAATCTTGAGAAATTGGGATCACCCATATCTTGGGAGCACATAACAAATCAG ATTGGCATGTTTTGCTATAGCGGAATGACACCTGAACAGGTTGATCGTTTGACAAATGAGTTTCATATATATTTGACTCGCAATGGTCGGATAAG TATGGCGGGTGTTACAACGGGCAATGTTGGATATCTGGCAAATGCTATACATGAAGTAACAAAATCTGCATAG
- the LOC112184385 gene encoding uncharacterized protein LOC112184385, translating into MHTRNNPKGELVPLNTELEKLVRENRRLKREEQAAQEEAEPIIPYFIFQMSDDENNRQPLPPPPRRTIRELSTSLIAGGIPSCIRYPQLAEGKTGNFELRTGFLHKLPTFHGLPNEDPNLHLQEFQFICSSMTPENADENIMKMKAFPFSLADKAKTWLYRLPNGYITSWDIMHKTFLEKYFPTSKIIALRKQITGIQQGMDESYSEYFERFQTLLTQCPQHGLSEDSLLTAFYDGLIPIERDILDAAAGGSFMDKYNEDGMKLIADRALNAQQFNNTSRRVQTFSSKGGNDSEIKAQLSNLTSMLSQVLGNKKQGAMACGVCSMEGHHTDRCPQLYEEEEVKVVGNFQQGGQHVKNDPYAYYPGSRNHPNFRWSNNDNVLGPFQASHGNNHTPPGFTQRPQGEFTHSSAPHQASSSSLAPILDKYDKMFEALTSSTQQLIQSQQNQGKEISDLKKQVGECVNKLNQLHDQGKLPSNTIPNPRGGFESAKVVTTRSGRVLSDVPKAQKKDKSVSDPSEIETELAIPDPATTRIEDSLQSPTKPETKGRRRQGDVLDILRKVQVNIPLLDIIKQVPKYAKFLKDLCTKKRKFKGNEVVALSEEVSSILQQKLPPKLKDPGQFTIPCTIGVKRFDKALLDLGASINLMPFSVFSNLNLGTLKKTSVVIELADRSSIHPLGVIEDVLVRVDGLVLPADFFVIDMEETSSPTSLPLILGRPFMATAHTNINVYKGTLTMEVLGERVTFQVFEHNDITKGMVGREDKELREEVRFLRGWKGHKVKEKHSLKNLNKENKGNFNSDIHLPLTNCKSVLVDRAHLGNPTPQEVCSITDDPPDSTKHSYTKAMARLFDKASRGAFG; encoded by the exons ATGCATACAAGGAACAACCCAAAAGGGGAGTTAGTGCCTTTGAATACTGAGTTAGAGAAGCTAGTACGAGAAAATAGAAGGTTGAAAAGAGAAGAACAAGCTGCTCAAGAAGAGGCCGAACCCATCATCCCctatttcatttttcaaatgTCAGACGACGAAAACAATCGGCAGCCgctgccaccaccaccaagaaGGACCATTAGGGAGCTCTCAACGTCCCTCATAGCTGGAGGTATTCCATCATGCATTCGTTACCCTCAACTGGCTGAAGGAAAGACAGGGAATTTCGAGCTTAGGACTGGTTTTCTCCACAAGCTGCCCACTTTTCACGGGTTACCTAATGAAGATCCTAATTTGCATCTCCAAGAATTCCAATTTATTTGCTCAAGCATGACACCAGAGAATGCAGATGAGAATATCATGAAGATGAAGGCTTTCCCGTTTTCTCTTGCAGACAAGGCCAAGACATGGTTGTATAGGCTTCCAAATGGCTATATAACCTCATGGGATATCATGCACAAGACATTCTTGGAGAAGTATTTCCCCACTTCAAAAATTATTGCATTGAGGAAGCAAATTACTGGAATTCAGCAAGGCATGGACGAGTCTTATTCCGAATACTTTGAGAGGTTTCAAACCTTGCTTACTCAATGTCCTCAGCATGGTTTGAGTGAGGATAGTTTGTTGACAGCGTTCTATGATGGCCTCATACCCATAGAGAGAGATATCTTGGATGCAGCAGCTGGAGGATCATTTATGGACAAGTACAATGAGGATGGAATGAAGCTCATAGCAGATCGTGCATTGAATGCACAACAATTCAATAATACCTCAAGACGTGTTCAAACTTTCTCTTCAAAAGGAGGTAACGATTCTGAAATTAAAGCTCAATTATCAAATCTAACCTCTATGCTATCTCAGGTCTTGGGTAACAAGAAGCAAGGAGCTATGGCTTGTGGTGTGTGCTCAATGGAAGGCCACCATACTGATCGTTGCCCTCAATTAtatgaggaagaagaggtaaaagttGTGGGAAATTTTCAGCAAGGAGGACAACATGTAAAGAATGATCCATATGCATATTATCCTGGCTCGAGAAATCACCCAAATTTTCGATGGAGTAACAATGATAATGTATTGGGCCCTTTTCAAGCATCTCATGGGAACAACCATACACCTCCAGGGTTCACTCAACGTCCTCAAGGGGAATTTACACATAGCTCTGCCCCACATCAAGCTTCTAGTTCTTCATTGGCTCCAATCTTGGATAAGTATGACAAGATGTTCGAAGCTTTGACATCCTCTACTCAACAACTCATTCAATCACAGCAAAATCAAGGGAAGGAAATTTCAGACCTTAAGAAACAAGTGGGAGAATGTGTCAACAAGTTGAATCAGTTGCATGATCAAGGaaaacttccaagcaacacGATACCAAATCCAAGAGGAGGGTTTGAGTCCGCCAAAGTAGTAACAACACGAAGTGGAAGAGTACTCAGTGACGTCCCTAAGGCACAGAAGAAGGACAAAAGTGTTTCTGACCCTTCTGAGATTGAAACTGAACTTGCAATCCCAGACCCAGCGACTACGAGGATTGAAGACTCATTGCAATCCCCAACGAAACCAGAAACCAAAG gaagaagaagacaaggggATGTTTTGGATATTCTCCGGAAAGTTCAAGTCAACATTCCTCTCTTGGATATCATAAAACAAGTGCCAAAGTACGCCAAATTCTTGAAGGACTTATGCACCAAGAAGAGGAAGTTCAAGGGGAATGAAGTAGTAGCTCTTAGTGAGGAGGTGTCAAGTATTCTTCAACAAAAGCTTCCACCTAAGCTCAAGGACCCGGGACAATTCACCATTCCATGCACAATTGGTGTAAAGAGGTTTGATAAGGCTTTACTAGATTTAGGAGCTTCTATAAATTTAATGCCTTTCTCTGTGTTTTCAAATCTTAATTTAGGTACACTAAAGAAGACCTCTGTGGTGATTGAGCTTGCGGATCGCTCATCTATTCATCCTTTAGGAGTAATTGAAGATGTCTTAGTAAGGGTGGATGGATTGGTCTTGCCTGCTGACTTCTTTGTGATTGACATGGAGGAGACGTCAAGTCCCACATCATTGCCTTTAATTTTAGGGCGTCCCTTCATGGCAACTGCTCACACGAACATCAATGTCTACAAGGGAACGTTGACTATGGAAGTCCTTGGAGAAAGGGTAACGTTTCAAGTCTTTGAGCATAATGACATCACGAAAGGAATGGTGGGGCGTGAGGACAAGGAATTAAGAGAAGAAGTCCGATTTCTGAGGGGTTGGAAGGGGCATAAAGTGAAGGAAAAACACTCTCTGAAGAActtgaataaagaaaataaaggtaATTTTAATTCTGACATTCATTTACCTTTAACTAATTGTAAGAGTGTTCTTGTTGATAGGGCTCACTTAGGAAATCCAACGCCACAAGAGGTATGCTCAATAACAGATGACCCACCAGATTCAACCAAGCACTCATACACAAAGGCAATGGCGAGGTTGTTTGATAAGGCTTCACGTGGAGCCTTTGGATGA
- the LOC121051255 gene encoding secreted RxLR effector protein 161-like yields MIGSLLYLTASRPDISYSVGVCARFQANLKESHLEAVKRIIRYVAGTVNCGIYYTFDTNVEIAGYSDVDWGGNLKDRKSSSGGCFFIGSNLVAWHSKKQNCISLSTAEAVYVAAGVAAHKCSG; encoded by the coding sequence ATGATTGGCAGCTTGCTGTATCTCACTGCCAGTAGACCTGATATCTCCTATAGTGTGGGAGTGTGTGCTCGATTTCAAGCTAATCTCAAAGAATCTCACTTAGAAGCTGTTAAAAGAATCATCCGATATGTTGCTGGTACAGTTAACTGTGGTATTTACTACACCTTTGACACTAATGTAGAGATTGCAGGATATTCTGATGTTGATTGGGGAGGGAACTTGAAGGACAGAAAAAGCTCCTCTGGAGGCTGCTTCTTCATTGGAAGCAATCTTGTTGCTTGgcacagcaagaaacaaaactgcATTTCACTGTCTACTGCTGAGGCTGTATATGTTGCAGCTGGAGTTGCTGCACACAAATGCTCTGGATGA